A window of Watersipora subatra chromosome 10, tzWatSuba1.1, whole genome shotgun sequence genomic DNA:
AGGTACTACATAGCTCACAACTCTACATACTACATAGCTCACAACCCTACGTACTACATAGCTCACAACCCTACATACTACATAGCTCACAACCCTACATACTACATAACTCACAACCCTATGTACTACATAGCTCACAACCCTATGTACTACATAGCTCACAACCCTACGTACTGCATAGCTCACAACCCTACGTACTACATAGCTCACAACCCTACGTACTACATAGCTCACAACCCTACGTACTACATAGCTCACAACCCTACGTACTACATAACTCACAACCCTACGTACTACATAGCTCACAACCCTACGTACTACATAACTCACAACCCTACGTACTACATAGCTCACAACCCTACGTACTACATAGCTCACAACCCTAAAGACTACATAGTTCACTTAAAATGAATCCTTCAGATGAAGGTCATGGACATGAAGACTATCTTAGAAGTGTTATGATGAATTAGTTACAACTAATTGCTACTTTGTGTGGACAATAAGCTTTCTGCCATGTTAGAACACATTCCATAAACTTCTACCTTGTGTCCAAACCTACGACCACAGTCGAGGTGAGTAGACAAAGAGTTATGTAGAAGGTTGGCATCTTCATTATAAAACCTTCTTGAACAAGTACTTAGTACACAGACACAGTTATACATACTGAATAGTTTGAGGTTAGGACTTTCTCTATGTCAATGGAGGCTCTCTGGGAGAAGTCCGAGTCTGAGCTGATATCATAGAACCTGACCTAAACCACAACATGGAAGGATAGGAATCATGAAAATTGGCGCAGATATGCtgaagtaaaaaaataaaaattgatataAATTACAACATCAGAGTATGATGCTGTCAGAAGTAGAGATGCAGGTGTAAATCAAAGTATAGCAATACGAAGGGAATAGACCAcaacttaaataaaaatacaacaatGGGACAATGCAATACCTCAGTATACAATCCATCAGAGGTACAATGGAAAAACACAGTGTGATGATGGCGCATTACATGTACTTTCCTTGGCTTGAGAAACAGAATGATTTAGAATAATTGCTTCAATTTATCTTTTGGAAATATTTATAGTTGTAGTGCGGGCACATATTCACAATAGCCCATGCTCAAAACAGGCGCAAAGCTGATTAGCTGCCTTTGATAGCCCTGTGAAGGATTTGTTTCACAAAAGTGAGGGGAGAGTTGCTACAAATTGATGCGCTTGAAGTGGAAGCAAACCGCAACCTGCCCTGAGCGCTGTACTGTGTTGTTCTATATAATACCATCAGCACAAAAAAGCCTCCAGCCTGTTATCATAATGGGTCTAGCGTAGTGATGATGGCCAAAAAGTGAAATATTATGAAGTAGAGTTATCTCCACATGTTTTACACACATCAGATCAGCATCAACTATAGCTTATAAGGGAGTGAAAGGTGAGGGCATGAATAGTGGAGGATCACTGCAATTCATGAAGAGGTGAGGCCTAGTTATACAGAGTTTGTCAGAAAAGCCGAGGAGTAATACCAGAGGTTAATAttatcaataaatattattatacatgtagtagcagTGATGAGtgattaaattataaatagtaCTAGTAGACAACTAGCcagtcagttataaacagtACTAGTAGACAACTAGCcagtcagttataaacagtactagtatataactagacagtcagttataaacagtACTAGTAGATAACTAGCcagtcagttataaacagtACTAGTAGATAACTAGCcagtcagttataaacagtACTAGTAGACAACTAGCCGGTCAGTTATAGACAGTACTAGTAGACAACTAGCcagtcagttataaacagtACTAGTAGATAACTAGCcagtcagttataaacagtACTAGTAGACAACTAGCCGGTCAGTTATAGACAGTACTAGTAGACAACTAGCcagtcagttataaacagtactagtacataactagccagtcagttataaacagtACTAGTAGACAACTAGCCAGTCAGTTATAAATAGTACTAGTAGACAACTAGCcagtcagttataaacagtACTAGTATACAACTAGCCAGTCAGTAATAAACAGTACTAGTAGACAACTAGCcagtcagttataaacagtACTAGTAGATAACTAGCcagtcagttataaacagtACTAGTAGACAACTAGCCCGTCAGTTATAAGCAGTACCAGTAGACAACTAGCCAGTCAGTTATAAACTGTACTAGTAGACAACTAGCCAGTCAGTTATACACAGTACTAGTAGACAACTAGCcagtcagttataaacagtactagtatataactaGCCAGTCAGTTATAAACTGTACTAGTAGACAACTAGCCAGTCAGTTACAAACAGTACTAGTAGACAACTAGCCAGTCAGTTATAAACAGCACTGGTAGACAACTAACCTCGATCCAAAGGCTCAGTAACACTCACCATGCCATCATGTGAAGCAAGAATAAACTCCTCTCTACTGCGGTCCATTAATAGTAGAGCAAACGGTGATGAACTGATTATGGATGATCGGTAGAGAAGCTGAGCCGTCTCTGTATTCCATATCTGTCCAATATGGAATGGTTTAACACTAGTATAACATGCATTATAGATTCATAGAAGTGAGATTGCAAATGCATACCAATCAACTCATTGTTGTTGCAACTCCCACACATCATCATTGGAAGGAAAGTCAGATTGTAATTGGATCCCCGTTGAACGACTTTACCTTGACCCCAGCATGAAAGATTGGACTTACCATGTATGACCTGTCAACAGATGCGGTCACCAGGGTAGACTCATAATGGGGACAAAACTCCGCACAACAAACTACATCTGTGTGGGCTTGCAGCTCGTGATGAGTATTTTTGGCCTGCAAGAGGAGGAATAAACCAAGCTTGAATCATTTGATGCAGCATATAGAAAGTCAGCAACAACCAGAAGCAGAAGGCATCATGCAGGAGGTAATATTGAATtagtaaacaaaaacaaaatattttgttaaaaaataaaactaattataaatattgatgtgGAATGAAATTGACTCACTAAAACAAAGATATTGATGCCTGCACAGAAGGCCAGCATGTCCTGTTCATGTCCCCATGCTATGCAAGTCACCTCATCGGCGGGGGACTGCTGCATCACACTCCCTTTCACTTGTAAACCTATGAGAATACATAGCTGTTAACAATACTTATGTAGCTTTCAGTCTTTTGAAAGGATGAAGATGTATTTGAAtgtcattttacttttttactCTCCAACTATCAGCTGAGACTAAGTATGCTTCTaagtcaatattattaatacatttaCTCTGTTGGAGTACAAGCGATCTCTTCTGAGGCCTAAGATGCAAATGCCAAATTGACTATGCAATGACTTAGCATAAAGTTCTTCCAATCAATTAGGCTAAACATATAAGATGTATCTACAGAAATATTATAAAAGCCTACTGTTATTTATTCTCATAGATATCATAGATATGTAATGTTATGTACAAGCGGGTGTTATGTACAAATGCCTACTCTCATGCCCATTCAGAGATGTCATAGACAACTAGTGTTACAGACCAGCAGGCATATAATAGCCACCTAACTTCACAAACCTTCAGGGAAAGTCATCTAGTGTTATGTATGTATTGGCAAGTATATTATAGGTACCCTCAGAGATGTCATAGACATCTAGAGTTATGTATGTATTGGCAGGTATATTATAGGTACCCTCAGAGATGTCATAGACATCTAGTGTTATGTATGTATTGGCAGGTATATTATAGGTACCCTCAGAGATGTCATAGACATCTAGTGTTATGTATGTATTGGCAGGTATATTATAGGTACCCTCAGAGATGTCATAGACATCTAGTGCTATGTACAGTCAAAGATATAAACACCTACCATTATGCTGATTGATAAGACATTCAGTGATATTCCATCTAATGATGTAATGATGCCCCTTGGCAGCGCTGACAAGTTCAAGAGGTTCGGCTTTGTAAGAAAACCTAAGGCAGCTCGGAACCGCACGGTGCCCATCAAGCGTTAACACTAGCTGAAATAGATATAGAGAACGTGTAATGGCTGTAATACATATAGAACATGCCAATTAATTGTTACATACAGAAACTAACTAGTAGCTGTTAGAGACAGACTAACTAGTAGTTGTTAGAGACAGACTAACTAGTAGTTGTTAGAGACAGACTAACTAGTAGCTGTTAGAGACAGACTAACTAGTAGCTGTTAGAGACAGACTAACTAGTAGCTGTTAGAGACAGACTAACTAGTAGCTGTTAGACACAGACTAACTAGTAGTTGTTAGACACAGACTAACTAGTAGCTGTTAGAGACAGACTAACTAGTAGCTGTTAGAGACAGACTAACTAGTAGTTGTTAGAGACAGACAAACTAGTAGTTGTTAGACACAGACTAACTAGTAGCTGTTAGAGACAGACTAACTAGTAGTTGTTAGAGACAGACAAACTAGTAGTTGTTAGACACAGACTAACTAGTAGCTGTTAGAGACAGACTAACTAGTAGCTGTTAGAGACAGACTAACTAGTAGCTGTTAGAGACAGACTAACTAGTAGCTGTTAGACACAGACTAACTAGTAGCTGTTAGAGACAGACTAACTAGTAGCTGTTAGACACAGACTAACTAGTAGCTGTTAGAGACAGACTAACTAGCAGCTGTTAGAGACAGACTAACTAGTAGTTGTTAGAGACAGAATAACTAGTAGCTGTTAGAGACAGACTAACTAGTAGCTGTTAGAGACAGACTAACTAGTAGTTGTTAGAGACAGACTGTTACATGCATACAGACTTGCCAACAACTGCTGAAAGATAGCCTAATGACTGCTTTTTAAAAGAATAGATAGATGGCAGCTGTAGACAAATTTGCTAAATATCAATGACCAAAAATGTTGCAGTAATTTTTGAAAATCATTTCCCTAAAAAATAGGTTAGCGATCAACTTGTAATTTAACAAACTTGTAGTTTTGTAGCTTACCTCCATGGTATCACCTTCAACTGTACTGGCATATATGTCAATGCCGCATGCTTTGTTTGAAATGGCTAAATACATGCAGTTCACAGACGTGCAATATGTACCAGCCACATCTGATATTACATTAGGACATGTAGAAATCCAAGGAACCATCTTCCCTCTTCTTCACTGtaagacacacacatacattaTTCTCTAGAGAAATGCTGCAGCATTTAGCAAGAAGTGCGTAGTTTCCTATGAAAGTATTTCTGATTT
This region includes:
- the LOC137406152 gene encoding WD repeat-containing protein 27-like, with the translated sequence MVPWISTCPNVISDVAGTYCTSVNCMYLAISNKACGIDIYASTVEGDTMELVLTLDGHRAVPSCLRFSYKAEPLELVSAAKGHHYIIRWNITECLINQHNGLQVKGSVMQQSPADEVTCIAWGHEQDMLAFCAGINIFVLAKNTHHELQAHTDVVCCAEFCPHYESTLVTASVDRSYMIWNTETAQLLYRSSIISSSPFALLLMDRSREEFILASHDGMVRFYDISSDSDFSQRASIDIEKVLTSNYSVCITVSVY